One genomic region from Nostoc sphaeroides encodes:
- a CDS encoding UTP--glucose-1-phosphate uridylyltransferase: MQKNKVRKAVIPVAGFGTRLFPATKVVKKELFPIIDRDGRAKPVILAIIEEAISAGITEVGIVVQPDDKEIFEDFLKNPPKKELLNKLSPQNQEYSRYLEDLGSKITILLQEEQLGYGHAVFCAKDWLQDEPFLLMLGDHIYASDIDKSCASQLLDVYEQVNQSVVSLTTTPAENLHTSGCVTGVWQEFNAILEVTQLYEKPTIDYAQQHLRVQGMVENEFLCIFGLYLLTPKIFDFLAEHINQNFRERGEFQLTSCLDRLCQEEGMRGYVVKGKCFDTGLPDAYRQTMIDFRNC, encoded by the coding sequence ATGCAGAAAAATAAAGTTAGAAAAGCTGTGATTCCGGTAGCTGGTTTTGGGACTCGGTTGTTTCCAGCTACTAAAGTTGTGAAAAAAGAACTTTTTCCGATTATTGATCGAGATGGTAGGGCAAAACCTGTGATTTTAGCAATTATTGAAGAGGCAATTAGTGCTGGAATTACAGAAGTGGGGATTGTGGTACAGCCGGATGATAAAGAAATATTTGAAGATTTTTTGAAAAACCCACCCAAAAAAGAACTTTTAAATAAACTTTCACCGCAAAATCAAGAATATAGCCGATATCTTGAAGATTTAGGTAGCAAAATTACCATATTATTGCAGGAGGAGCAATTAGGCTATGGTCATGCGGTATTTTGTGCTAAAGATTGGTTACAAGATGAGCCGTTTTTGCTAATGTTGGGCGACCATATTTATGCATCTGATATTGACAAATCTTGTGCTAGTCAACTTTTAGATGTTTATGAACAAGTTAATCAAAGCGTTGTGAGCCTAACTACAACGCCAGCAGAAAATCTTCATACATCTGGGTGTGTAACAGGAGTTTGGCAAGAGTTTAACGCGATTCTGGAAGTTACACAACTCTATGAAAAACCTACCATTGACTATGCACAACAACATTTGCGCGTACAGGGAATGGTAGAAAATGAGTTTTTATGTATATTTGGTTTGTATTTACTAACGCCGAAAATTTTTGACTTTTTAGCAGAACACATAAACCAAAATTTCCGAGAACGAGGCGAATTTCAGTTAACATCTTGTCTTGATAGATTGTGTCAGGAAGAGGGAATGAGAGGATATGTTGTTAAAGGCAAGTGTTTTGATACAGGTTTGCCAGATGCTTATCGTCAGACAATGATTGATTTTAGAAATTGCTA